Genomic DNA from Streptomyces sp. GS7:
GTCGGAGGATTCGCGATGGTGGGGGGAGGGCGGGGTGCGGGCGATTCCGGTCCAGGCGTTGTACAGGCCGGACAGGGCGACGCTGATGGTGGCCAGGGAGCTGGCCGGGACGCCGAGAGCGATCAGGAGCACCCCGGTGGCCAAGACGGCCATGAAGACGATCAGGTCCAGAGGTCGCCGCGTGCTGTTCCTCATTGCCAAGTCCTTTGTTGGGTAGCGGAGTTGGATTTGAGGACCAGCGTGCGCAGGTGGTCTGATTGTCCGCCTCGGCCGATGGCGTTGCCGCACGCCAGCGACGGTGATGTTGTGGACAGGGCGGACAGGACGGGGGTTGGGCGGCTATGCCGCAGGTGGGACCGGGCCGGAAGCGAGGCCCTGTAGACGGAGATACTCCCCAGGCCCAAGAGCTGGCCCAGTGGCTTAGAAAGCTCACGCAGGGGCTGGGGCAGCGGGATTTGGAGAAGAGGTTCGCCTACGGAAAGACGACGTGGGGCGAATTCCTCATGGGCCGCAAGCTGATCCCCAGCTGGCTGCTGGAGGACGTGGTCAACGGCCTGGTCAGGGAGCCCAGGGCGCGGCAATGGCAGCTGCGGCGCGGAGGGGAGTTGCTGCGGGCGGCGGAGAAGGCAGCGCTGGAGAAGACAGCGGCGCTGGAGGAGGAGAAACCGGCATCGGGGTCTGAGACGCAGCTGCTGATCCGGCTGGATGAGGCGCGCAAGGGTCAGCTGCAGGCGCAGGAGACGTTGCTGAGTACCACCCAGATCATCTACACCCTGCTGGCTGTGGTGGCCTCCCTGCGCGAGCGGTGTGCGGTGCTGGAGAAAGAGCGCGACCGCGTCGCCGAGCGGTTACCCGCAACGGTGGCCGAGGTCCAACAGCAGCTGGTCGAATCCGAAAGGCGGCTGGCGGACACCGAGAGCCGGCTGGAGCGGGCCCGGCGCGAACGGGAAGAAGCCGAAGAACTGCGCATCGAGGCCCAGCTGATTGCCCAGAAGCACCGCCGGGCGTTGGAGCAGTTCCAGCAGCGCAGCCGCCGGCGCCCGGCGGAGGAGGACAGCGACGGCCAGGTCCCCGGCCAGTCGTCGTCCTCGGCGGTGAACGAGCTGCCAAAGCTGTGGGAGTTCGACCAGGTCCTGGCCGCTGCCGACCAGCAGCTCGACGCTCATGACGCACAGATCACCGCGCTGCGACGCCACATGGGCCTCACCCCGTCCCGCTCGGACGAACAAGCAGACCGCGTCGTGGTGGGCGAAGTTGTCCGCAACCAGGCGGCGGACAACCCGGACAGCACCGCTGCCAGCACAGATGTTGACCACTCCGTGTCCGCGGACAACGCGGACACGGCGAACGCCATCGTCGCCGGGCGGCGCACCGCGGTCGGCCACCCAGCCCTGCCCGCCCCTGACGCCCTGGAGGCCGGGAAGTCCACTGCCGCAAACAGAAAGCTCTTATCTCCAGCTACCCGGCCGATTCGGACGCTGGTCCGCGCGTGGTCGGACGGCAGACCCGTCAGCCGCGCGGCGGCGGCCGTGATCGCCACGGCCGGGGTGGCCGGCGCACTCCTGTTCAGCTCCGATTCCCCACGTATCCCCCCGACCCACGGCCCCCGGACAGCAACGGCAACCAGCAGCCCGACCCCGCATCACCCCACGCCGAGCCCGTCTGCCGCACCTCACACAGGCCAACCGAGCCCCTCAACCACCCCATCGAACTCCACCCCGCCCGACAACGGCGGGCACAAGAACAGCGCCACCAGCACCGGCGGCGGTACCGGGGACCCCGGCGCCTCCGGAGGCACGAGCAGCGGATCCACATCCGGCCTCCTCGGAGGCCTTGATGGCGGGAAGAGCAGCGGGTCCACAACCGGCGGCGGGACGAGCAACGGATCTACATCCGGCGGCGGGACGAGCAGCGGATCCATATCCGGCCTCTTCGCCGGCCCTGACGGCGGGAAGAACAGCAACTCCTCTTCCAACTCCAGCGGCGGATCGAGCACCGGGATCTTCGGAGGCGCCGACTGACAGCGCGACAGGCCGTTCTGGATTCAAGATCACCCCGTGGCGGGATACTGGCGTATCTGGGTCATGCCCCCTACAGCTCCGCGTGGCGGGCACCGACAGGGCTGTCCTCATAGCGTCGACACATGCGATCGATCCGGAAGGGCACCCTCGCCTTCGGGATGGTCGCTTCTCTGAACTAAGGACTCTCGTCGCACGCCCTTCTTGGGCGTGGGGCACAAAAGCTCCTCTTCATTGCCGGGCGGTCGCTGTGCCCTCGGTCGGGACGCCCCTGTCAAGCCTGAGAGCGGTTTTGCGTCCGTCCGGGTGGAGCGGGCTTGGCAGGGCTATAGCTGGGTGGGCAGGGTCTGCGGTGGGCAGGCGGCTGCGAGTCAGGAGTACCCGCAGTCCTTCCCGGCGGTGCCGTCTGGGTACGGCGCCGGCTGTGACGGGAGCGTGCGGCATGGCAGTTGAATCCTCCAAGAGCGCCCGGGCTGCAGAGCCGATCGCGGTGGTTGGGATGGGGTGTCGGTTTGCTCCCGACCTCTCGTCTCCCGAAGATCTGTGGCGGTTCCTGGTAAGCGGAGGTGATGCGGTTCGCGAGCTTCCGGTGGATCGTTGGGCCTCGTTCGAGGAGCGGAGCCCTCAGGAGCGGGGTGTGCTGCGTGAGGCGACGAGACGTGCCGCGTATCTGGACGATGTCCAGGGGTTCGACGCTGCGTTCTTCGGCGTCTCGCCCCTGGAGGCCCTCTACGCCGGCCCGCAGCAGCGGCTGGCCCTTGAGGTGGCGTGGGAGGCGCTGGAGCACGCGGGTATCGCTCCCGCGTCGCTGCGGAGGACGGATGCCGGGGTCTACATCGGGGTGACGTTCGGCGAGTACGGGCTGCGTACCATGGCGGATCTGACGGCCATTGAGCCGTGGGCCGGGCTGGGGGCCGCGTACTACGCGGTGCCGAACCGGATCTCCTACCTGCTGGATCTGCGGGGCCCGAGTCTCGCCGTGGACTCGGCGTGCGCGTCGTCGTTGTCCGGGGTCCACCTCGCCTGTCAGAGTCTGCGCATCGGCGAGTCCTCCCTGGTGATCGCGGGCGGGGTGAGCGTGCTGAGTGAGCCTTCCCCTTGATCGTGGACACCTGGAGACTGGGACCTGAGGTTCCAGAGGAAGTAGCACCAGGTGGGAAACAAGTACACGAAGCGGTACACCGAGGAGTTCAAGCGGGACGCGATCGCGCTCGTGGACTCCACGGGCAAGACGGTCACCGCGGTGGCTCGGGATCTGGGCATCAGCTCGGAGTCCCTGCGCGGCTGGTACCGCCAGGCCAAGACAGACCGGGGCGAGGGACGGCCCGGTGAGCTCACCACGGCCGAGCGTGAGGAGCTCAAGCGGCTGCGCCGACAGAACGCCGAACAGGCCAAGACGATCGAGGTGCTGCGAAAAGCCGCGGTCTTCTTCGCGAAGGAGAGCGATCGATGAACGACACGTACGCGTTCATCGAGGCGGAGAAGACCACCCACGGCGTTGCTTTCCTCTGCAGGCTGCTGAAGGTGGCCCGTTCCTCCTTCTACGCCTGGCTCGACGCCTCGAAGACCCGGGCCGCACGGCAGGCCGCCGACGAGGTGCTGGTGCACGAGACCACCGTCATCCACATCGCCTCCCGCCAGACCTACGGCGTCCCGCGCATCCATGCCGAACTGCGGCGCCTGGGGCGGAGCGTGAACCGCAAACGCGTCGCCCGCCTGATGCGCGAGCACGGTATCCAGGGAGACCGCCGCCGCCGACGGCGGCGGTCGCTGACCCGGCCGGACAAGAAGGCGAAGCCGGCACCGGATCTGATCGGCCGCGACTTCCACGCCGAGACCCCCGGCACGAAGCTGGTCGGCGACATCACCGCCCTGCCCACCGGCCAGGGCTGGCTCTACCTCGCCTGCTGGCTGGACCTGGCCACCCGCGAAGTCGTCGGCTACCCGATGGCCGACCACCACCGCGCCACGCTCGTCGTCGACGCGCTGAAGATGGCCGCCGGCCGCGGCCGCCTCCGGCCCGGCTGCATAGCGCATTCGGACCGCGGCAGCGAAGGCGGATTCAACTGATCGTCGCAACACCGGCTTGCAGTGATCGTAGATGATCGTCGAGGGCTTCGGCGGGTGTCTTCCAGTCGAGGGTCTTGCGTGGGCGGGAGTTGAGGACGGTGGCGATGGCTGTCAGCTCGTCGGTGTTCCATCGGGACAGGTCGGTGCCCTTGGGGAAGTACTGGCGCAGCAGTCCGTTGGTGTTTTCGTTCGTGGCGCGCTGCCAGGGAGAGTGCGGGTCAGTGAAGTAGACCGGTAGTCCGGTTTCGACCGTGAGTTGGGCGTGAGCGGAGAGCTCCTTCCCGCGGTCCCAGGTGAGGGATCGGCGGAGTTGCCCGGGCAGGGTGACGATGGTGGTGGCCAGGGCGTCCTTCATGGCAACGGCACCGTAGCCGGCCAGCGCGGGCCCGTTCTTCGTGCGTGGGATCGTGCCGTAGCCCTCGGCCCGCGGCAGGTGGACCAACATCGTGTAGCGGGTCGTGCGTTCGACGAGCGTGCCGATCGCCGACCGGTTCAGCCCGATGATCAGGTCTCCTTCCCGGTGACCGGGAACAGCGCGGTCGGCGGCTTCGACGGGCCGCTGGCTGATCATCACCTCCGGGGTGACGTGACCGCCCGGCTTCTTGCGGGCCCGTGCGCGCGGAACACGCAGGGCGCGCCCCGTGCGCAGGCAGGCCACGAGCTCACGCTTGAGAGCGCCGTGGCTCTCGACGTAGAGGGCCTGGTAGATCGCCTCGTGGCTGATACGCATGGACTTGTCCTCGGGAAAGTCGATCTTCAATCGGGCCGAGATCTGCTCCGGGCTTCACCCGTTCGCCCACCGGCGATCATGGCGATGCGGCTTGTTGCGCCCTTTCCACTCGGGAACCTGCGGCCCGGAAAGCACCGTGCCGTCCGGAGCGCGGATCACGCCCAGCAAACGGTCCTGGACGTACTCCCGCAGCCGGTGGTTCACAACGAGTTTCGCTTCCTTCGGTCGCTGTGCCACCAGGTCGGCCTTCCACTGCGCGACCGAGGCCCGGTACTCGAGCTTGCC
This window encodes:
- a CDS encoding beta-ketoacyl [acyl carrier protein] synthase domain-containing protein, whose protein sequence is MGCRFAPDLSSPEDLWRFLVSGGDAVRELPVDRWASFEERSPQERGVLREATRRAAYLDDVQGFDAAFFGVSPLEALYAGPQQRLALEVAWEALEHAGIAPASLRRTDAGVYIGVTFGEYGLRTMADLTAIEPWAGLGAAYYAVPNRISYLLDLRGPSLAVDSACASSLSGVHLACQSLRIGESSLVIAGGVSVLSEPSP
- a CDS encoding transposase codes for the protein MGNKYTKRYTEEFKRDAIALVDSTGKTVTAVARDLGISSESLRGWYRQAKTDRGEGRPGELTTAEREELKRLRRQNAEQAKTIEVLRKAAVFFAKESDR
- a CDS encoding IS3 family transposase, with product MNDTYAFIEAEKTTHGVAFLCRLLKVARSSFYAWLDASKTRAARQAADEVLVHETTVIHIASRQTYGVPRIHAELRRLGRSVNRKRVARLMREHGIQGDRRRRRRRSLTRPDKKAKPAPDLIGRDFHAETPGTKLVGDITALPTGQGWLYLACWLDLATREVVGYPMADHHRATLVVDALKMAAGRGRLRPGCIAHSDRGSEGGFN